Within Triticum dicoccoides isolate Atlit2015 ecotype Zavitan chromosome 1B, WEW_v2.0, whole genome shotgun sequence, the genomic segment gcccctggcttgtattatgatgcttgtatgacttatttatgtttttagagttgtgttgtggtatcttcccgtgagtccctgatcttgatcgtacacgtttgcgtgtatgattagtgtacgattgaatcgggggcgtcacagccgcCTTGGCCGAGGTGGAGCAGGTGAAAAGGCACCAGGAAGGCGCACAGTAAGTGCTTGTTTGGCATATAAAGTTGTCGCTATGGAGATCATGAGATGGTCTGACAACATAATCCGATGTAGCAGCGGAAGCCCTAGGTCATCTTGAAAGAAATCTTAAGCAGGCCCGTGAGGATTTGATGTATACGGAATCACGACACCAGGCCAACCAACATGTACTAACCCAAAGGAGGGATGGTACTAATGCACATAGGGCAGAAAATGCCTGACAGGCCCAAGAGATTGAGAGTTTAAAAGCTCAACTGGCTGCTGCCGAGGCAAATAATTGTCAAACGGATGAGATGATTTTTGGTAAGTTTTGATTTCGAGAATCATTCCTGAGTGTGTCAATTACCCGAGGTAATTAGCAGGCTAACTCATGTTTCTTGCCAGCTTCTATGTCCGGCCAACCCTTGATGTCCGAGGTCCGGACCCCGAAGATATGGTAGCTCATCTATCCATGGTGCACGAGAGtgcgctgaaatcgatgaaggatgTCTTCAAGGCTTTATGGCCCGAGGTGGAGCACGTGCCCGAAGACATGGTTGTCCTAGATGAACATCTGAAAAGGGCTCGACGCTGGATCCAAGCTTGGAAGGTGCCCGCCTGCCGGGAAGGGCCGAGTATACATGTGTTGATACGACGTACCTGGCCGAGGTAGGACCTATGGGGCGGGAAGAAATACGCACTAGTCACCTACGAGAGTGTCATGCCTGCTGCTCGGTTTTCACAGAAGGACTGCACTCTAGTCACCTTAATAGATGGGCTAGACCAGGTGTAAATAAATGATTATGTATGACTCTATGTATCAAAGTACTTTACGTCATAATTCAAACTGCGCATCCAAACTCTGTCAGACAACAATTGGCTTCTACCTTCTCGGCCACTAAAGCGAGGAGTGTCCCTTAATACTGGCCGAAGTAATCAAACCAGGTGCTTCACGAAACGAGGCAATCCGGCTATATGGTTCGAACGACAAGAGTGAGGCagagagttatgttatattacttttaacGTAAAAAACATCTTCCGAAAAAAATAGTTCTTCCAACAGTTCCTTTCCTCGGTGGTTACCTCGGGGGTAAAGCCCCTGGTCGGGGTTTGAAAGACCCCCTCCACTTTATTCCTATGCCGTTAGTGGACACCTACCACTTTTCACCGGTTAGAGAGGCCCTCTTTAATACATTAAGAAAATATGTTCACAGGATGGCCGAACGATTCGAACGTTTAAGAGTGCTTGCTTTCGGCTTTGTCCGTCAGAGGCACTACACCGGCTGACCCGGGAACAATAATCACAGCGATGCTCCCTTTGCCCCTTAGCCGACCCGAATCGGGAATGTAACGAGCAAGCACACgagcaggcaacccagcttggcaaaaatcttAAGTCCAATCGATGCATATTTTGGCTTGAAAGACAATGCTAATTATCTTCTCCAATCCGAGTGTTCCATTGCCGTATTTTTCGTTGGGAGGTCCCTTTAAATTTGATTGAACCTTCAGTGGTTATCGgcatccttaattaattaattactccgTGTAATAACAATTTCCTGGCAATTAAAGAATAGTCATGAATAATAAAATCTGGCTTTTTCCGGATGGGTCGGAGGGAATCCAGAACCCTAGAGCCGTGTACAGCTCCTCCCCCCTGTCCCTCTCTCTGCATAAGGCGGTTTGCCTAATTATACGTTTCCTCCCACTATAAGTGCGCGACACCTCCCGGCCGGCCAAGCTCAcatccgcctctctctctctctctctttctctctcgcacCGCACCGCACCGCACCGCGTCCCCTCCCTCTCCTGTCGCGTGCGCTCGGCCAGCAAAAGGTAACCACCCGCTTTCCTCTCCCCGATTAAATCCGCGTGCTAGCTTCCTCCAAGATTTGGGGATCTTTAGGCGTCTCGTCGCGGGCTCTCGATCGCTCCGCGCTCCTGCGGTTAGTGTTTCCGGAGGCCGGCGGATCTAGCGGCGGGGGCGTGGGGGGATTTTTGGTGCCCGGATGTGACGCGATTTGTTCTCGATTTCGCGTTCGTGGAGTCTGAGAAGTCGGTGTGGATGAGGCGATCTGTGCCGGTTTAGTTGTCGGCTGGTCAGACTCTGGGACATTTCTTATCTTGGTGATTAAAAAAGTTGGGGAATTATTATTTTTACGGATCGATGGTTGTTCTCGCGATCTGTTGTGCCAGAACTCCGTATATAGCTTAGGTTGATGCGATTCGTTCGCGTATGGGAGAACTTGGTCTCGTTAGTGGCTGGGAAATGGTTAGATGCGTCGATTTGTGGCACCATGCGCATCTCGGATTCCTGTAATCCTCGGGAGAGTTTCATCTCTGTTCATCTGTTAACGGAGAGGTCTGTAGATCTATTTAACTGTTTCGTTTTGGTCGATGAAGCTGCTAGGTTTCGGTCAGGCATGAGGGTACCTGGTTTGCCTCGGCCCTGCATATGGCTTTCACTTGTTATTTGTTTCTCAACGTTTAGTCATCATTTATTGAATGGCATGTGAAGGATGTTGTGATTTTGTGCAGCTTCCACATAAAGGCCAACAAGAGAAACCTTAATCTGTTGGGTGCCAGTCAAACCTCAACAACAAAGTTTCATGTCTGATCTCGACGTTACTCTGCCATCTGCCTTCGGTATGCTTCCATCACTCACATCCATGCCTGTTGCTTCTCATGAAATAAATGCTAAATTGGACATTCTGTAGTTTGATGTATATAATTTGTCACTTTGAGCTtctcaaaacttgttgtagtaaaaAAATTGGGAAATTTGAGTGTAGTCAGTCACTTGATCATCCTAAACAATGGTTCGGTGTTCAATCTGGTCCCCCTTTCATGATACTTCATGTTGCTCATCTTGACCTTAGTATGTACATGAGCTCTGCCTACATGTTTCCTGACATGGTGTCACCCTTTGTAGATCCTTTTGCTGAGGCAAATGCTGAGGATGCTGGTGCAGGCCCCGGCGCAAAAGATTATGTGCATGTGCGCATCCAGCAGCGCAACGGCAGGAAGAGTCTGACCACTGTCCAGGGCCTGAAGAAGGAGTTCAGCTACAACAAGATCCTCAAGGATCTCAAGAAGGAATTCTGCTGCAATGGCACAGTAGTCCAGGATCCGGAGCTAGGCCAGGTATGATACAGCCGGCCGTGCTTCAATTGCTTCTCAATTCTCTGCCTGATGTTGGTACACTGACTAGAATTTAACTGTCTGCAGGTCATTCAGCTTCAGGGTGATCAGCGTAAGAATGTTGCTACTTTCCTAGTCCAGGTAACTATTTGACTTCTCCCAAGATGAACATCATTTATCATTCTGTCAAATGTTTCTGTGACTGATCATATCGTCCTTTCTGTTTTGCAAAGGCTGGGATTgcgaagaaggagctcatcaagatCCACGGCTTCTAAGCCGAAGCCGCCTCCGATAAATGCTCGAACCGCCAGCCGGCTCTTCTCTATATTGAAGGCATAAGGCATATATATATTGCCGCCCGCTTGTCGAACCGTGTCTTGCTTGATGCAAGTTGTGTTGTCGCCTGATTATTATGCTGCTGCTGTACCGGCATATCAGTATGGTTTGTCTAAGATGTTGCCGACTGAATAAAAATCCGTATCGTTTGGCTATGGCTCTGGTTTTGGTCCCAAGTTTCGTTTCCTTCGTTGTCGTGATCGTGGAGCTTGTTTGTTTGGTTGTTCGTCTGATGAGCCTAATGTGCTGCGTGCTGATTGCTACTGCTCCAGTATCTGCCGATTCTTGGCCCGCGTTGTTTTGTCGGATCCGTAGTCGGCAGAAGCATCCGGGCACAAAACAAATCAATAGGTCGCAGACAACGACGAGTCATTGAGACCACACCGCTAAGGGGAAGCTTATCTGAAGGCGCTAGCTCGACACTGTAGTTAACCATGTGCTCCCGCGTGCACTGCTCTCAGATTCCAAACGTTAATCATCTGTCAGCAAAACTACAGAAAGCGTATAGTCACTGCGAAGTCACGGGGTCATCTACTGTCTACTGAactcagagcatctccagccgcgccccaacaGGCAGAACGGGGCGCCTGGGgtgccggcacaagcgaaaagggcGCGTGGGTCCGCCCTGTCAGCGAGTCAAGCGCTTTTTCACGCCGTTTCTTCTCACTTTTCCAACACTCCCCTCCCAATTACTCCTTTCCTCCCGTCATtctccctcccgctcgcctcccagcCGGCCGCCAAGCCACCGAAGAAGTACGCCGTCCCCCGCGCCGCAGCGACCGCGATCGCCTCCGTCGACCAGCCGAAGCCGAGGACGCCGCCGTCCAAGCCACCGGGCATGTCAAACACCGACTGGAGGGTGAAAGTACAGCGACGGGAGGCCGTCATCTCCGACCGACGGAACAGGGCTCTCGCAAAGAAGGCCCGTGACAACGCGGCGCGCGCAGCTGcgggtgccgctgccgctgccgctgaccaagccgaggccgaggcgacttgcgcggggatgatgaatcccctGGCAACCACGTGCAGTACGCGCCCTGGGCCAGCAAGGCATCGGGTCTCCGATGCCGCAGCCATGGGGGTCGCCGGGCTACGCCGACGGGGACgcacacggtgggttcaacccaaacatCACTTTTCTCCATGGCGACCCCGCCCAGCGCACGTCCTCGCCCGCCTTCACCGGCGTGCAATACCCTCCACACAACTACTCGCGGCCCGCGTACGCGTCCTCCCCGACGGCCCCTCTCCGCCGTTGCGTGCTGCCCTTCTCTcacctcgacgacgccgacgagaccgaggccgacatggacgacataatCGTGGAAGgttcggccgcggccgccgcgtctcccgggttcaCCGCGGACGAGACGGTGGATCTCAGCGACGGCATGAacggcgagctcggctacgtctacggcgacgaggagcaggaggagcaggacgaggaggacgagaaggacgacgacgaggaggagccggcaagggggcgcaagaagaagaagaaggcggccagGCCAGAGCCgtgcatcaagtgggcgtccaaagaggaggaatgcctcgccgaagcatggaaagtcgtctgccttgaCCCGAtcaccggcgcgaaccagagcaTAGAGACGTACTGGGCACGCattaaggccgagttcgacgagcgcaagctcgtcgacccctacttcaaaggcgtctacatgcagcgcagGTCGAAGGCGATGgtgaaccattgggggcgtatccagggggcgtgcaacaaatggcatggggtcgtcgaggaggtcgtcggTCGCCCGAAGAGCGGCGCCAGCATTGAGTATCAGGTATGCCACGCCGGTCTCCCGCCTCTTTTCGCCGTGCacccgccaactgtttgttcgtCCCCGCGCAGTTCATGTGTATGTTCGGCATGTATAGGCAGGGCAACAACGACGccgagttcaagtacctccacgtctacaagcgcattgacaagtgcgacaaGTGGGAGGAAGTCCGGCGCACTCtcgagaaggccaaggagacctacaagcctgACGCGCTGACTCCGGGCGCGTCAGATGGGCGGCCGGACGGTaacaaaggtgccaagaaggggaaacacgccgACGCGGCCACAACTCGCGTGCAAGAGTCCATCGAGCACTGCCTCGCCGACGCACAGGTCCGGGCCGCccttcgtgaagagaagaccgaggcgcggtggtcggcgttgatgtcaaccagcgccgtcaagctcgacctactccggaccaacgtcgccgcgaagaagaggaacaccgacctggctttcctgctgggcggggcggacatgctccagagcaccgacgaggcggtcaaggcgtggGATAGGGCGCATGTTGGCCTCATCCTGGACCAGCTTCCCTCGACGACGACGCCTACGCCCACGACACCCACGCCCACGCACACGCCGACGCCGCCGGCAAGCCCGATCGCTGATGCCGCCGAGACTGGCCGCAGCACAGAAGCCACGCCGCCAAGCACATAGGCCCCgtcaagcccgcgcacgccgactccgtcgacgccggaggccgacctcgACGCTTGATGCGCGCTTCCGCCCTTTTCTGCTTTTTGTACGCCGAACTTTTAATCCGACCGCCGATCTATTGGCCGCTTGATCACCGGATTGTTGCGTTTATTTTGGGCGCGGGAATGACTATGTTTGAATTTGCCGTGGCTGGGGGACGGCGGCTGGGGACGTGACTGGGAGCTAAGCCGACCACAGGGACCGAactagcgccggctcgcccccaggccgcAGTTTTTCGGCGCCCTTTTTTTTGGTAGAaacactgtaagggaaccccctacagtataattggtgcaacaaattcaaattgcaagtaccatgccttaaaCCTGGAagaccgaacggctggagatgctctcaggAGCACCGGCAAATGCAGTGCCGATGAGCAGAGTAGAGAGATCTTATCATTTTTACACAGATACTCCAGGGAGCACCTATACGTGAGGTATCTGTAGAACGATACGCGTCAGTCACTTTTGTTTCTTGTCATCAGATAATGGGAATCCACGGTCAGGAGCACGCCACCAtctgttcatcttcttcctccttcccTGTGACGGTTCCTCCTACCCTGTGGCGCCTAGCCGTAACAACCTGCCTCCCCCATCGCCATGAGCATCGCCCAGATGAACACCTCCGGCAGCTTTGGCAGAGAAAACTGACTGACGCCACAAATAAGTTTAGGCACCTGAGATTTAGCAAAACCGAATACTACTCCTAGCCCAAGGGTGCAGATGGCGAGTTTCACACTTTCACACAAGATAGCTCCAGCATCCAGATGAGCACACGCAAACTTCTCTATAAATGCGAAGCTCCTCTACAGCAGATGACCTCTCAAATCAGTTTGGTCACAGCACCTCCAGTTCCTACGCAAAGTTTCGGTCCAGCTCAAGAAACATACATCATCACCAGGACAAGAAACAGACAGAAACAGCCACCAATCAAGCGTCTAAAGACATGCCTAAGTACTGCATTTGATTGAAAAATACTACTGATACTACATTTGATTACAAGGGCGTCGTGAAATTTTCTATTCGAGCTAAGGGCTATCAGAACATCAATTAGGTACAGCCGTTTCAGGGACCAATGCTACAGGTGGTTTCTTCTTACAGACCAGGCACCCTTACAAGGCAAGATCGTCCTATATTCAGAAATTGGATACAGCGTGTGGCCGGGCCATCCTATATCTTCTGCTTCAACGCTTGGCGCAGCTGGACCTTGCGGCCGTCGAATCTCGAATCCAGAGGCTTGGACTTCAGGCTCTGCTTCTTCGCGCCCTGGGGCCATTCGATGCGACCTTTCATCGCGCGCACCACGTGAGGGTTCACCAGCTCCGGGCTCCACTCGCCCACGCTCGGCGAAACCGTGCACACCTCGCTGCCCTTGAGAGTGGGCGAAAGGGCGGAGTTTCTGCCACTGGAGAGCATCCCGTTCAGTAACTCTGATCCAGTTTTCTTGCGACCATTGTCGTTGTTTGACGATCTCCAGAGCCTGGCGAAAGAAGGCCCTCTCTTCCGGTACTTCTCTGCTGTGGTCGAACATACTTCGCTGATACCGCTAATGGACCTGCAGTTTTCAGAATTGTCGTCGCAGTCTGTTCCACTCACCGATGCGCCGTTTCCTCCACAGAAGCCGTTCACTGATGGTTCACTCCCACCTGGTGAGTTGCTCGAGCCGTGCTCATCAACATGGCTGACAGTCTCCCATCCactgtcatcttcatcttcatttctGGCACAGGGTTGATGGGGATACCTCTTTGATGGTTTTTCCAGGAAGATGTCAGTTTCAGGACTAACTGTGTGGATCTTTGTTGCATGACCTATGGGGATATCTCCATTACACTGCCCAATCTCCTTCTCGTCAGTGTCTTCCCTCTGTCTGAGCTCCTCAAATACAGCAAAAATGTcctctgaagcaggtggcggtttaTAAGAGAACTCCTTAATATCATGAAACTTCATCGAGCAAATTGCTTCCCTTAGCCTTTCTGCATCTCTTTTATCTGCAGTATTGCCTCCGTGGGAACTGAGGAAAGCCTCAACCTCAGACTGAAGGTCGCTCAGCTGTGAATACTTGCTGTCCAGTGTCAGCTTTGCATCAACGAGCTTCATCTGAACCCTCTCTTCGCGCCAAACCTCCGCCATCTGCAGCATCTTCCTTTCTTCCTCCAGCTCATCTCTCATCTTCATAGATTCACTCTTCAGAGCCTCAACCTCAGCTTTGTCTTCCGCAATCTCCTTTGCTAATTCATCACACACCTCCTCCATAAGCTCCCTGGCCTTCCTCTCCTTTTCATAATCTTGCAAGTATCGCTTTGCCACCAACTTCAACTCGGATACCTCAGTGGCCAACTTGGAATTCATAATTTCTGCCCTTTGGCGGTTCTTCCTCTCCCGGTTCAGACTCTCTTTAACACCATCAAAGATGTCTCGAACCTTGTCATGCTCCCTGCTCTTCCAGGAAGCCTTTTCCTCAGAAAGGCTCCTTAACATGTGATCAAGCTTCTTCTTTGCAGACCGACTCTCAGCTTCAAGCTCATGAATCCTGTTGTGAGCCTGCATAAGCTCTGCTCTTAGTGCAGAGATTTCTGCATCAGCACTCACTGGATAACGATCAAAGGAATCACAGTCAGCATCCCTCGACGTGTTCAAGCAACGACGGTCCCACTTGGTTGCCACCTCCATTTCGATTCGAGGTGATGGAGAGTAAGCTCCCACCTAATTTAGGATCAAAATCATTCTCATTAATAAAACAAGATAAGAAAAGAAAATGGTGAACTGTACTCTTTAAGTAGTAATTCGTGAACAAGGAATATACCTCATGAATGCTGCCGTTGCCAAGAGGCTTTCTTCCTGACCTGCCTTCCAGGACAGCTTTGTAGTAATTGCACCGATCCGGTGTATGCAGAGGCTTCGGGTTAGGCTGCAAATTATTTCTGTTAGCTCACCACCAATACTTCAAAACCACATATTAATAGCATATTACAAAATCTACATGTCAAGTGGAGAAAAAAATGGTCAAagccatccattggatggtcaccaTTACAGATAGTAACACTAACAGCAATATATAGGGACCACAAGGACCCTGATTAGAGGGTAGATAATAATGGAAACATGGAGATGTGACATCCCTGGGCCCGATTAATGGAGATACAGCGAACACTAAGCAATCTAGGACGGCAATGATCAAAAAATAGGATCAACATGGACCCTGCTATCTCTCCCTAAATACCAAAATTTACCCAGCGAAGTAGATGCACAGCTCGCTACACATTATGACGCAATAAGCAACATTTATGCTAGATAGTCAAATTCCACCTCCAACTAAAAATGTTCAGCGGCAACACGGTCCCTTCGTCCCTCGAATCGGCGACGCAATGTGCCGAGACAGCAACATTGTGACAAAATTCGCACCCATCACACCCGATTCCCTTCACCCATCGGATGCGGAGATACCTAGCTTTCAGAACAATCAGCTCAAAAACTTGAAGAAAAAGGATGACAGAGCGCCAAACGACCCAAATTCTAACTAGTTCGTCGCTGGTTGCATTCCACCAGAGGATGGCCACAACGAAACCCTAGAACGCCACAGCAGCACAGACGCACGAGACAACGGGGGAAGAAGATCCACGCTGATCTGGGAGACAAACCCCTACCTCGGGCCGTCGCCGCGGTTCCTCGGGGACCTCCCTCGGCGGCGCCTGCGGCGGGTGGACCCGCCAGAGCGCCGCGGCGATCTTCCTCACGGAGACGGCCCCCGCGCCGACACGCGCGACGGCGTCCCCGGGCCAGCGAAGCGGCGGGGTGGCGGGCGGCGCGGCCGCCACGCGGCGCGCGGACGCCGCCAGGGAGGGGCTCTGCACGCGCagccggcggcgggggcgggggcgggaggCCGCGGGGCCCGGGGACGCCGCGGCCGGCTCCCTCGATCTGGGAGGCGGGGACTTGGCCTGCGGCGTGCGGGGGCGGCGGGAGCGCGCCATTGGCCGCGGCTCGCTCAGTGGGCGTCGGCGGCGGGCGGGGGCGGTGGCATTCACCGGGGATGTGGCGCGGgcggtggagggagggagggagggagggggatgCGCGTGCGGGTCTGCGAGCGAGATCCAGTACCGGTGCCGCGGCAGGGGACgcagtggtgtgtgtgtgtgtgcgcccaGTGGTGGTTTTGATACGACTGGTGGTAGTGCTACTACTCTAGTACAGTAGGGGTAGCTGCGTAGGCTCGTGATGGAGGCTAGAGAACGTGGGATGAGGGGAAAGGGTGATGGATGGAATGGAAGGATTTGTTTTCTCCCTTTGTGGATTTGGTATTTTGGACTTTTGGAATTTGTGGCTTTGTGAAATGTGATAGTGAAATGCTTTGGGTTGAGTTGAAAATGGAATAATTTGAGCTGTTTGGCTAAAAAAGAAAACACCAGTGATTTAGAGCTTATGGGATATTATCCAGAGTGAGTTGTGTTTGTGAGAGTATATACCTCAAAGTTTTACAACAAAAATTTGAAATAAATTTATAAGAATGAATGTGACTTTTCGTGTGCTAAGAAAAATAATGGAAATAGGCAAGGGATTATGGTAGCCGGTACACATACAAAAATATTCGCAAAATAAAAACTATGCATATTAGATTTGATGCACTTCACAAATTTTGCTACGACTTCTCACAATGTACCATATACTTTTTCGCATTTGCTAATCATCAAGTATCCGGGAGAATAAGAAATGTGCGTCAGACACCTTTTTCCCTTAGCGTGAGGCCGAAAGCGGGGCTTGCATGAGCATCGCCAGGCACTGCGAGGCCGAGCGGCAACCGACGATAGCTGACAGGAGCGAGTCCAAAACATGACGGGTGCAGGTCAATGGGAGGGAGTGGGGTGGTCATCTGAGTTGTTGCAGGTCGAAGGTTTTAGAGGGATNNNNNNNNNNNNNNNNNNNNNNNNNNNNNNNNNNNNNNNNNNNNNNNNNNNNNNNNNNNNNNNNNNNNNNNNNNNNNNNNNNNNNNNNNNNNNNNNNNNNNNNNNNNNNNNNNNNNNNNNNNNNNNNNNNNNNNNNNNNNNNNNNNNNNNNNNNNNNNNNNNNNNNNNNNNNNNNNNNNNNNNNNNNNNNNNNNNNNNNNNNNNNNNNNNNNNNNNNNNNNNNNNNNNNNNNNNNNNNNNNNNNNNNNNNNNNNNNNNNNNNNNNNNNNNNNNNNNNNNNNNNNNNNNNNNNNNNNNNNNNNNNNNNNNNNNNNNNNNNNNNNNNNNNNNNNNNNNNNNNNNNNNNNNNNNNNNNNNNNNNNGATAGATAGCGCCCGCCTACCGGGATGCGGAGGCAAATAGTTAAGGGTAGGTATGTCGCGGGGGTGGAAGATGAACCGTCACACACAGAGGAAGAAGTACAGCTGAGGCAGAATGACCGTTGGATGTTGATTGGACGGACGCGAGAAAAGTGACGGATGTAAAAACAAATCAAGTACGTGCTCTCCATTTTTCTCCTTCGCCGGCGTGCGTGCAATAATCGGAAAACTACTTTTTCTATGAGAATACAAACAGCGAATTTTCTGTCTTACGGTAATTTCAGTTTGGTTATTATACGCGGTTAATATCGGCAAGAGAGTTCATATTGTCATTATTTTACACAGAACGGGAAACCAAAAGTGGACAGTTTCAATGAGAACGCCGCCGTACGTGCCCCGTGGACCACATCACGCTATGAGGATGTCGCTGGAAAAGATAGTTCGAGTGGTGGCCGGCGAGGACCCATGGATCcaaaaggaggaggaggtcgtggtTCAACGAGAATCTCCGTGCACCACCCACGCCGGAGACGTTGATGATGGCCGGCGAGGACCTGAGCGGAGGAGTGTCGGGCAGGCAGTGCTAGCTAATCCTCGAGAGACAGAAAGAGAGGACGCCATGCGCCTTCTACACGTTAATTGGCTTCCCACGTTAAATTTTTTTTTTTGAAGCTAGCTTCCCACGTTAATTAGACCAGCACGAGTGGCCGGCACTTTAAATTCTAGCGTGCCATCGTCGGTAGTAAATCCATCTTTAGATGCTCAGCGTTGGTAAAATCTATCATACTACTACAGTGCTCTGATCCAAATTAATTGCAAATAGAGGCCGTGTCAATTAATTCGTCTCGGAGGGACTAGTACTACTTTTTCTGCCTGCTAAAAGCCTGATATGGACTGGTATACGAATGGAATTAGCTGAAGTCGAAAGGGGATTATTCGGTTATGGCAAAAGGAGTTAGATACATGAATGGCACGATGGTGCATGTACACGCGGCGGTACAGTGCAGCCATGCACGGACTCGTTCCATGAATCTGCGTGGTCCTCCGCATCTTTGCTGCAGAGGCATCCGTCCTACTGCTATGTACGTATGTACAGTAGCTCGCATGTACCAATCGATCATAAAAGATAATTTAGGGCGTGTTCAGTTCCGTAGGTACTATGGTATGGTACTAgaacttctcccgttcgatattcgGTGGCCTTGTTTCACCAATTCTCTGATGCGGAGGATTGCACTAGATAGTATTCATACCAGTACCCTACAAAGAAACAGTCTCCAACTTCTGAATGCCTCTCGCATGGTACTAGTGTAGTGTAAAAGACGCTCTTATGTTATGTTATGGGACAGATGAAGTAGAAGATATACGAATAGAGAAGAACTAGCCGTAAAACCACAACGTGGCACATGGTCTGGAGATGATGCTCCCATATCAACCTCCGAATCATAACCAGAACGACGTGCGGAGCACCTACACTACGCCGCCGGTCACGGAGTTCACGCATGCATGGCCGGCGTGCCTGCCTCTTTTCAATCTAGGCCTTTAATTGGAGGGAGTGCTCACATGAAACTTCGCATAAATGCTGAGGTATGCATGCCTACGGCCATACTTATGGAAAGGAAAGGAGTCTACCAACCGGTGCAAAATAAGGATATCTTGGGGATTTTGTCATATCTTTGCGTCTCAAAGTCTTGCCATGTTTGTCAGTCTTGCAATGTTCTCGGAAGATGATGATGTTACATTCTACCAACC encodes:
- the LOC119348845 gene encoding protein translation factor SUI1 homolog; the protein is MSDLDVTLPSAFDPFAEANAEDAGAGPGAKDYVHVRIQQRNGRKSLTTVQGLKKEFSYNKILKDLKKEFCCNGTVVQDPELGQVIQLQGDQRKNVATFLVQAGIAKKELIKIHGF
- the LOC119348846 gene encoding uncharacterized protein LOC119348846, which translates into the protein MEVATKWDRRCLNTSRDADCDSFDRYPVSADAEISALRAELMQAHNRIHELEAESRSAKKKLDHMLRSLSEEKASWKSREHDKVRDIFDGVKESLNRERKNRQRAEIMNSKLATEVSELKLVAKRYLQDYEKERKARELMEEVCDELAKEIAEDKAEVEALKSESMKMRDELEEERKMLQMAEVWREERVQMKLVDAKLTLDSKYSQLSDLQSEVEAFLSSHGGNTADKRDAERLREAICSMKFHDIKEFSYKPPPASEDIFAVFEELRQREDTDEKEIGQCNGDIPIGHATKIHTVSPETDIFLEKPSKRYPHQPCARNEDEDDSGWETVSHVDEHGSSNSPGGSEPSVNGFCGGNGASVSGTDCDDNSENCRSISGISEVCSTTAEKYRKRGPSFARLWRSSNNDNGRKKTGSELLNGMLSSGRNSALSPTLKGSEVCTVSPSVGEWSPELVNPHVVRAMKGRIEWPQGAKKQSLKSKPLDSRFDGRKVQLRQALKQKI